A genome region from Eremothecium cymbalariae DBVPG#7215 chromosome 4, complete sequence includes the following:
- a CDS encoding putative phosphotransferase (similar to Ashbya gossypii AGR092W) translates to MLQHYIGVDVGTESVRACVVDVHGTILSLASKPISRQEIQPNYLTQSSNEIWRAICFCIRKIICDSQVVKDSIIGIGFDATCSLVVLEEVTNKGVAVGPNFDDFEQDIILWMDHRAIDEVNEINSTGHRCLKYVGGKMSIEMQIPKIKWLKNNLPQGKFDKCEFYDLPDFLTYRATGNKCRSFCSTVCKMGLLPLGVDGSTKGWPQDLFEDIGLAELCRREFSKLGGVVSSTASNFLSAGDYVGHLSDEAAADLGLTTKCIVASGLIDAYAGWVGTIAAGITLGSDGQESELASSRLATVAGTSTCHITISKCPHFMDGVWGPYRDALMPGYWVTEGGQSCTGALLAHVLKSHPAYDTLCKLAKNQGISKFDFINNRLEELKEERGAQSVAALGKHLFFYGDYHGNRSPIADPNMRATIIGQSMDVSVDDLAIMTLGACEFIAQQTRQIVEHIKQSGHEITSIYMSGGQCRNLVLIKLLANCTKLPIVLPKYIDAAVVFGSALLGVAASEKYLHGCSDTASVSTIVDQQRITSELKPKQSILWTVMANLTGIGQIIEPSNMLDSEIRLLDQKYEIFLDMIETQKRYRDLVTRAENSV, encoded by the coding sequence ATGCTACAGCACTATATTGGTGTAGACGTTGGAACGGAGTCTGTAAGGGCATGTGTTGTCGACGTTCATGGGACTATTCTTAGCTTGGCTAGTAAACCTATTTCAAGACAAGAAATTCAGCCAAATTATTTAACACAATCTTCCAATGAAATATGGAGAGCTATTTGCTTTTGCATCAGAAAGATTATATGTGATTCTCAAGTGGTAAAAGATAGTATCATAGGAATTGGATTTGATGCAACTTGTTCTCTTGTTGTCCTTGAAGAGGTTACAAATAAAGGAGTCGCTGTAGGACCAAATTTCGACGATTTTGAGCaagatattattctttggaTGGATCATCGCGCGATTGATGAGGTTAATGAAATAAATAGCACGGGTCACAGGTGCTTAAAATATGTGGGGGGTAAGATGAGCATTGAAATGCAAATACCTAAGATTAAGTGGTTAAAAAACAACCTACCTCAGGGGAAATTCGACAAGTGTGAATTTTATGATTTACCAGATTTCTTGACCTACAGGGCAACCGGTAATAAATGCAGAAGTTTCTGTTCCACAGTTTGTAAGATGGGTTTATTGCCTTTAGGAGTCGATGGATCAACGAAGGGATGGCCACAGGATCTTTTCGAGGATATAGGTTTGGCAGAGCTATGTAGGCGGGAATTCAGCAAACTCGGCGGTGTAGTTTCATCTACAGCCTCAAACTTTCTTAGCGCAGGCGATTATGTCGGACATCTGAGTGatgaagcagcagcagatcTAGGATTAACAACAAAATGTATTGTTGCTTCTGGTCTCATTGATGCGTACGCGGGATGGGTTGGCACTATTGCTGCTGGTATAACTTTGGGATCGGATGGCCAGGAGAGTGAGCTGGCAAGCAGCAGATTGGCGACGGTTGCAGGCACCTCTACCTGTCACATAACTATTTCAAAATGTCCCCATTTTATGGATGGAGTATGGGGCCCGTACAGGGATGCATTGATGCCTGGGTATTGGGTTACTGAAGGTGGGCAAAGCTGTACCGGTGCCCTATTGGCACATGTTTTAAAATCCCACCCTGCATACGATACACTATGTAAATTAGCGAAAAACCAAGGAATCTCgaaatttgattttattaacAACAGATTGGAGGAGTTGAAAGAGGAACGAGGTGCACAATCGGTTGCTGCCCTTGGAAAACACTTATTCTTTTATGGAGATTATCATGGCAACAGGTCACCCATTGCAGACCCTAATATGAGGGCAACTATAATTGGTCAATCAATGGACGTATCTGTGGATGATTTAGCGATAATGACCTTGGGAGCTTGCGAATTTATTGCACAACAAACAAGGCAAATTGTAGAACACATAAAACAGTCAGGTCATGAGATCACCTCAATTTACATGTCCGGTGGCCAATGTAGGAACCTTGTGCTAATAAAGTTACTGGCCAACTGCACAAAACTACCAATAGTGCTCCCAAAGTATATTGATGCAGCTGTCGTATTTGGTTCTGCATTATTAGGCGTGGCCGCGAGTGAGAAATACCTCCATGGATGTTCTGACACGGCATCTGTTAGTACTATAGTTGATCAGCAACGCATTACTTCGGAACTTAAGCCGAAGCAAAGCATATTATGGACTGTGATGGCAAATCTAACAGGCATCGGGCAGATTATAGAGCCCTCTAATATGCTCGATAGCGAAATTAGGCTGCTCGATCAGAAATATGagatttttttggatatGATTGAAACTCAAAAACGCTATCGAGATCTAGTAACTAGGGCTGAGAACTCCGTTTAA
- a CDS encoding transcription activator GCR1-like domain-containing protein (similar to Ashbya gossypii AGR093W +AGR094W) — MKVVVAVNLIVLYCYHQMLSNMLMRIRNHEDLYQFYTVTKEQCLSYAQDGNNVCIDVDALFKLLMSSTPELLNLVSLPAMLRFIEWSRQTPSISSDVKKARSIITPTRCLNFLKNDVHAFKHSSETCKGILGALKLLQKLQMIMFAEKPMLNDTNDPDSESVVWKPLDTAIAIQFLNSLPANQVTPLGRINSYTGRSHGSSQNGMLHQPVMQIHSQYQDQEPSLKDQQIRQQLEQQQQSPIQSQLLLQHHQQQQGQDQERQPPSKEKPFHQHQQQQQQHQQHQEQQQDLLHDHNDEKPAKLTSQLLEQSSGQQALSERLILPHPQKQQAPLPSTALALHHSEPQPQQQDLQQDSQKQQQQQQHHHQQQQQQQQQEQEEEKKKKQKKQSATPAHSLLLLPPPPAPPAPPATTTTPPLPTSRLLPHQQQQRQQRQYHLQPDHQNQHQQALPVRSPPPPPSPPLPLPQQQQLKHPQYPRQQCLQQMHPNLQQLQNYPNGSTTPCYYQNYFYDSVALFQQGIPEINQRLHHLTVQNNKLKQQDTILMQQINNLRQIVTSLQKTVTSISLTNSVSTKGKVTKLKQSTATTPICSKFTYDSNISGVTSVSGHMNYSETNVSNTGDQELVNPLLESYESFIVKNDPRSNTKTAESSHQAPVTAQKDRGELPFQSENIFEVQKDDEGSILSYHPITFADSATSYSNILPRSMPPSGTVSIPLKRGRMATLMSSALPQDSTSSTICYSNSTSNIHNNAKEGQLVSSEVASNTNNLSSSTEHKLKKLRSRYKESSGSKLSKGVQYQPPLTSEGKRYMLGEDGKFSIVMSSDQDSIYSIYNEFYQSLKLQVDSFVQDYGKSKLTQFRKKRTFQKKKAFVYLVEKISYFSKLPPEQVLDIVDDVRIKEGKSVVWVCNNLGSLKYALVKYRPKLKDIIMGYND; from the coding sequence ATGAAAGTTGTAGTAGCAGTGAACCTGATAGTACTCTATTGCTACCATCAGATGCTATCTAACATGCTGATGAGAATCAGGAACCACGAGGATTTATATCAGTTTTATACTGTGACCAAAGAACAATGTCTATCTTATGCACAGGATGGGAATAATGTATGCATTGATGTGGATGCgctttttaaacttttgATGTCTTCTACTCCCGAATTGTTAAATCTAGTGAGTTTGCCAGCTATGCTTCGGTTTATTGAATGGTCGAGACAAACGCCTTCTATATCGTCAGACGTTAAGAAGGCGAGATCGATAATTACTCCGACCCGATGTTTGAACTTTCTCAAGAACGATGTACATGCTTTCAAGCACTCTTCAGAAACATGCAAGGGGATTTTAGGGGCTTTAAAATTGCTCCAAAAGTTACAAATGATTATGTTTGCAGAAAAGCCAATGTTGAACGATACAAATGACCCGGATTCTGAAAGTGTTGTTTGGAAGCCTTTGGATACGGCTATTGCAATCCAATTTCTGAATTCGTTACCTGCTAATCAAGTTACACCGTTGGGTCGCATCAATTCATATACTGGCCGTTCGCATGGTTCATCGCAGAATGGTATGCTTCATCAGCCCGTAATGCAGATACATAGCCAATACCAAGATCAAGAGCCATCATTAAAGGATCAGCAAATAAGGCAACAGTtggaacagcagcagcaatcaCCTATTCAGTCgcaattgctgctgcagcaccaccaacaacaacaaggCCAGGACCAAGAGCGACAACCGCCTTCAAAGGAAAAGCCATTtcatcagcatcagcagcagcagcagcagcatcagcagcatcaaGAGCAACAACAGGACCTGCTGCACGACcataatgatgaaaaacCAGCAAAATTAACGTCACAGTTGCTAGAACAGTCGTCAGGACAACAGGCTCTCTCAGAACGGTTAATTCTCCCACATCCGCAGAAGCAGCAAGCTCCTCTCCCTTCTACAGCTCTTGCTCTTCATCATTCAGAACCacaaccacaacaacaggaTCTGCAGCAAGACTCCCAaaaacagcagcagcagcagcaacatcatcatcagcagcagcaacaacaacaacaacaagagcaagaagaagagaagaagaagaagcagaagaagcaaAGTGCCACTCCTGCTCattctcttcttcttctccctcctcctccagcaccaccagcaccaccagcaacaacaacaactcCACCACTTCCAACGTCACGGCTCCTGCCCcaccagcaacagcaacgACAGCAACGACAATATCATCTCCAACCTGATCATCAAaaccagcaccagcaggCCCTTCCCGTTCGTTCGCCGCCTCCGCCTCCTTCTCCGCCACTACCGTtaccacaacaacaacaactaaAACATCCACAGTACCCACGACAGCAGTGTCTGCAGCAGATGCATCCTAACCTTCAACAGCTTCAAAATTATCCGAATGGTTCTACAACCCCATGTTACTATCAGAACTATTTTTATGATTCAGTAGCACTATTTCAGCAAGGGATACCTGAAATAAATCAAAGGTTACATCATTTGACTGtgcaaaataataaattgAAGCAGCAAGATACCATATTGATGCAacaaatcaacaacttGAGGCAGATAGTGACATCTTTACAGAAGACTGTAACTTCAATTTCACTTACAAACTCTGTTTCAACCAAGGGTAAAGTTACAAAGTTGAAGCAGTCTACTGCAACTACACCTATCTGTTCAAAATTTACTTATGATTCAAATATCAGTGGTGTTACATCTGTTAGTGGTCACATGAATTATTCGGAAAcaaatgtttcaaataCAGGTGATCAAGAGCTTGTAAACCCTCTTTTAGAAAGCTACGAATCCTTTATTGTGAAGAATGATCCTCGTTCCAACACAAAAACCGCTGAATCGAGTCACCAAGCACCGGTGACTGCTCAGAAAGATCGGGGTGAACTGCCCTTTCAAAGTGAAAACATATTCGAGGTTCAGaaggatgatgaaggtTCTATTCTTTCTTACCATCCTATTACATTTGCTGATTCAGCCAcatcatattcaaatatattacCACGGTCAATGCCACCTAGTGGTACAGTTAGTATTCCACTAAAACGTGGTCGTATGGCGACTCTTATGAGCAGTGCCTTGCCTCAAGATTCTACCTCTTCCACCATATGTTACAGTAATAGtacttcaaatattcataaCAATGCCAAAGAAGGTCAATTGGTTTCTTCAGAAGTCGCGTCGAATACAAATAACCTGTCTTCATCTACAGAACataaactaaaaaaattgcGGTCACGCTATAAGGAAAGTTCAGGTTCTAAGTTGTCGAAAGGTGTACAATATCAACCTCCGCTAACTTCTGAAGGAAAACGTTACATGCTTGGTGAAGACGGCAAGTTCTCAATTGTTATGAGCAGTGATCAGGATTCTATCTATTCTATTTACAACGAGTTTTATCAATCGCTCAAACTACAAGTTG